GCAACGTCGGGTGCTGGGTCGGCTTCGACCACCAGCTCGCCGCAGTTCCGGGCGGGCGGGTGCATCTCGTCTGGGCCGACGACCAGGAGGGCACCGCCACGCTCGGTTACCTCCACGTGAGAATGCGCTCGTCGCTCGACGGGGGACTGACCTGGCAGCCGGAAAAGCACCTGAACGCCGTCGACATGGCGGGCACGGCGGAGCTGGAACGCTCGTCGGAGCCCTCCTTGTGTGCCGACGGCACCGGCCGGGTCAACGTCGTCTGGGTCGACCGGCGCGACGCCACCGACCCGGCGAGCAGCTTGGAGCAGCCGGGGCGGATCGTGCACCGCGTCTCGTTCGACGACGGCCAGACGTTCGACCCTCCGCTGGGCACGACCGAGCGGAGGCTCGATACGAGCGACGGCCTGCCCGGTACCGAGTCGGCGGCGCCCGACGTCGCCTGCAATGACGCGGGCCTCGTCGTCGCGGTGTGGCAGGACATGCGGGGCGGCGACTGGGACATCTACTTCAACGCCAGCCAGGACGGGGGAAGCACCTGGCAGGCGGCGGAGGCCCGTGTCGACAGCGACAGCCCCGCGGGGGCCAACGCCACGGCGCCCAGGGTGGCGGTCGGGACGGGCAACCCGGGCCGCATCTACGTCGCCTGGGAGGACGACAGGGACGGGAGCGCCGATCTCTACTTCACCTACAGCGACGATCTCGGCGCGACGTGGCAGCCGGCTGTGCGCGTCGACACCGGCAGCGCTCCCGGATCCCTCGACGTGGAGTCGTGGGATCTCGTGGCCGACGGCACCGCCGTCACCGTCGTCTGGACGGAGAACCGCGACGGGACCGAGGCGCTTCCCGCCCACGACGTCTATGCCGTGCGCTCCTTCGACGGCGGGGCGAGCTTCGGCCCGGAGCAGCGGCTCGACCTGGGCGATCCGCCGGGCTCCTCCGAGTCGATCCTCGTCAGCGCGGATGCCGCCGGCGACGCCTTCCTGGCGATCTGGGCCGACTTCCGGAACGACCCCAGCTATGCCGACATTTTCGGGGGAGGGGAAGGGATGAGCTACGACGCTTCCGACCCCGATGCCGACGGTCTGATCGCGCCGGGCGACAACTGCCCGAACTACCCCAACCCGGATCAGCTCGACCGTGACTTCGACGGGCACGGAAACCTGTGCGACACCTTCCCCGACGACCCGCTCGACGATCCCGACGGTGATGGGCGTCCCTCGTGGGACGACGACTGTCCCCACGTGCATAACCCGGGTCAGCAGGACACGGACGCCGACGGGTTCGGTGACGTTTGCGACCTCTGCGACAACAGCGCCGACGAGGTGCAGCGCGACATCGACGGCGACGGCCTCGGGGAGAGCTGTGACGCGGACGTGGACGGCGACGGCTCCGATGACGCGACCGCGGACACCGATGACGACAACGACGGCGTCGCCGACGCCGCCGACGACTGTCCGCTGGTTCCGAACGAGCGCCAGCTCGACCAGGACGGCGACGGCGAGGGAGACATCTGCGACACCGACGATCTCATCGTCCAGAACGTGTCCTTGCGCCGCAAGGGAAGCCGCGCCGACGCCGCCTGGGATCCGGAGCCGCCGGCGGTGAGCTACAACGTCTACTTCGGGTTCGTCGACCGGCTTCCCGCAGGCGATCCCGGCTTCTGCTACCGGGCGGGGATGAAGATCAACGAGGCGGTGCTGACCGACGTGCCGGAGCCGGGGAGCATCTTCTGGTACCTGGTCACCGCGTCGGACGGGGCCACCGAGGGGAGCCCCGGCGTCGATTCCGCCGGCGTGGAGCGCAGCCTGCCCTCTCCGTGCGACGAGTCGGCGGCGAACGACTGGGACGGCGACGGCGCCCGCAATTTCGAGGACAACTGCCGGTTCGACGCGAATCCTTCCCAGGCGGACCGCGATCATGACGGCGCCGGCGATCCGTGCGATCCGTTCCCCGGCGATCCTTACGACGATGCCCTGGACGGCGACGGGGTCGGCGCCGACACCGACAACTGCCCGTTCGTCGCGAACGACCAGTCGGACCGGGACGGCGATGGTGTCGGCGACGCTTGCGACATCTGCCCCGACGACCCGGATCCGCTCCAGAACGACTCGGATCGGGACGGCCTCGGCGACGCGTGCGATCCCGATACGGACGGGGACGGCGTGGCCAATGCCGTCGATGCCGACGACGACGGCGACGGCGTGGCGGACACGGTGGACAACTGCCCGCTGACGGCCAACGGCCTTCAGTCGGACCGCGACGGTGACGGGGTCGGTGACGCCTGCGACCTCGACGACGGCGAGGTGCGCGGGGTCCGCCTCGAGGCCGGGGCACCCGACCGCCTCCTCTGGCCGCGCGAAGCGGGCGCGGAGGGCTACGCCGTCTACTCCGACCTGGTGGGGAACCTCGCGCCGGGATCGGTCTACGGGTCGTGCCTGGTGCCGGAGACGCCGCCGCCGTTCGCCGACGTCCCCGACGACCCGGCGCCGGGGCAGGCCGTGTGGTACCTCGTGACCGGCTTCTTCGGCGGGGCCGAGGGAACGGCCGGAACGGACAGCGCCGGAAACGAGCGGACCGTGCCGGGCGGCTGCCAGTAAGCCGCCCGCCGCGCCTCCGGGCGGTAGAATGCCCGCGGAGGTGGCGATGCCCGGCGACCCGAAGGACGACGCCCTCGATGTCCGCTGCCCCCTCTGCCGGGCGCGGCTGAGCGTGGACCGCGACACGGGGGAGGTCCTGCACGCCTCCCCCGATCGCGCCGGTAAGCGGGATTTCGACGACGTTCTGGGCGAAGTGCGCCGCGCCGGCGAAAAACGCGAGAAGGATTTCCTGCGCGCGTTCAAGGTCGAAAAGCGCCGCCGCGAACTGCTCGAGAAGAAGTTCGAGCGGGCCCGGCAGGAGGCGGCGGACGACGACGGGATGCCGCTCAATCCCCTCGATCTCGACTGACGCTCGTCCCGGGAGGCGGCGATGCGGAGCTTCACCAAGTACCTCACGATGAACGTGCCCCGCCGCATGGACTTCGTGAGCATTCACGACGAGGTCGTGGCCGCCGTGGCGGAAAGCGGGGTGCGGGAGGGCCTCTGCCTCGTCAATGCCATGCACATCACGGCCAGCGTGTTCATCAACGACAACGAGCCGGGCCTGCATCGGGACTACAAGCGCTGGCTGGAGCGCCTGGCACCGTTCGACGCCAGCCCCGAGGCCTACGAACACAACCGCACCGGCGAGGACAATGCGGACGCCCACCACAAGCGGCAGATCATGGGAAGGGAGGTCGTGATCGCCATCACGGACGGGCGTCTCGACCTCGGGCCGTGGGAGCACGTCTTCTACGGCGAGTTCGACGGCCGCCGGCCCAAACGCGTCCTGATCAAGATCATCGGCGAGTGACCGGCATGCGAGCGGAGAGCGGTACCCGGGGCGGAAGACGCGCTCCGTGGCGCCGGCGCGCCCTCGGCGTGTTCCTCGCGGCGGCTCTGGCGGCGGCTGTCGGCGCCGCCGGCTGCCATCCGGGTGTGGAGGAGCGGATCGACCGGCTCTACCGCGCGGAAAGGCGCGGCGAGATCGACCTGGACGAGCTGGCCCGCGCGCTGGCGGATCCGGACCGGCGGTTGCGCGTCACCGCCGTGGCGATCCTCGGGAGATCGGGTCGTCCGGAGGCCGTCTCCCTTCTGACGCCGGCCGCCGCGGACGAGGATCCCGGCGTGCGAGCAGCGGTGGCGACGGCGCTCGGAAAACTCCGATCTCCGGAAGCGCTCGAAACGCTCTCCCGTCTCGCTCGCGATCCGGTTCCGGTGGTCAGACGGCGCGCCGTGCAGGCCATCGCCGAGATCGGCAGCCCGAAAGGAGCGCCGGCCGCGGCATCCTTGCTGCGCGACCCCGATCCGGGGATCCGCCGCGAGGCCGCCAAGGCGCTTGCCGAACTCGCCGCGCCCTCGGCGGTGGGTCCCCTGATCGACGCGCTTGCCGACGAGGACATGCAGGTTCGCGCCTGGGCGGCGCGCGCCCTGGGTCGAATCGGCGATCCGCGCGCGCTGCCGGCCCTGGAGCGGATGGAGGCGAGCGAGAGCCGCTACGACCGCGCCGCGGCGGCGAACGCGATCGCGCAGATACGGACCCGGGTGGAGGAAGGCAGGCCGTGACGAGGTCCGGGCGGCGCCCCCGGGCGAGGGTGGACAAGGTGCCGGAACGGTCGCTATACTCCCCACGGCTGCCGATCCGAAGGTGGCCGCTGGGCGCAGGGGTCCTGCTCCCAGCCATCCTCGCGGTCGCCGTCGCGTGCCGGTTGGGGCCGTCCGACGCCCAGCAACGGGAACCAGCAACGGAGGCGGGACCAGCGGCCGCGGCGACATCGGATTCCCGAAGCCTACGGGAAGCGTTGGAACGCGCCGAAAGGGCGCGCCGGTTGATTGAAGAGGATCCGGACCAGGTCGACGCGCTAGTAGAGGGTCTGCAGGACCGCGACCCTCTTTACCGCGGCGCCTGCATGCTCGCGCTGACGCGCGCCGACCCGAACGTCGTGTTGCCGTCCCTCGAGCGACGGCGGGTCTCCAACCCGACGCCCGAACGGGAGCTGGTCGAGATCGAAACGACAAGGGATCTGGGTGAGAAGATCGAACCCGAGAGGAAGCGCGCCATCTGCCGTCTCGCCGGAACCTCCGGCGACGAGGCGGTGCGATCCCGAGCTGCCGTCGCCTGCCTCGAGCTGGCGGCGGCCCGGCCGGAGGATCTGGCGCGGTGGGCGGACGACCCGTCGTGGGTCGTGCGCACCCGGGTCGCGGTGTGGTTGGCGGGTCACCCCGGAGCGGTTCCCGGAGACGGCGAGGCGCTGGCGCGTCTCGCCCGCGACCCCCACGCGACCGTGCGTCATGCGGCCCGCGCCGGAGGGATCGGAACGTCGTCGGCCCGTCGAGCCGGCGATCGGTTGAGAAAAGCGAGGACGATCGGAAAGTGAACGCCAAGAAGACCAGTTTCCGCCGCCGCCGGCGTCGTCGGCGCGGCGGTTCGCAGAACCATCAGGGGCAGGCGAGCGGAGCTCCCCAGGCGGCCGTCGAGCAGGCGGAGGTGTCGACCGGGCCCGTTCCGGCGTGGGGCGTGCTCGAGATCCTTCCGGAGGGGTACGGCTTCCTGCGGACGCAGAAGGCCAACTACCTGCCGCGCCCGGACGACGTCTGGGTCGCCCCGGACATCGTCCGCGACTGGCGTCTCGAGGAGGGTGTCGAGATCCGCGGCAAGGCGCGCCCGACCGGACGGCGGGGTCCCGCCCTTTACGAGATCGAAGAGATCAACGGGTTGCCGCCCGAACGCTGGCACGACCGACGGCATTTCCAGGACCTCACCGCTACCTCGCCGGAGGAGCCGATCCGGATGGAGACGGGCCGCGAGCCGATCGAGCCGCGGGTGGTGGACTTAGTGGCACCGATCGGCAAAGGGCAGCGGTGCCTCGTCGTCGCCCCGCCGAAGGCGGGCAAGACCACACTGCTCCAGCAGATCGCCCACGCCGTCACCATCAACCACCCCGAGATCCACCTCATCGTGCTGCTCATCGACGAGCGGCCGGAGGAGGTGACCGACTGGCGCCGGCGGGTGCCGAACGGCGAGGTGATCGCATCGAGTTCGGACGAGTTGGCCCGGAACCACGTGTCGGTGGCCGAGATCGTTCTGGAGCGGGCGAAGCGGCTGGTGGAGTCCGGTCGCGACGTGCTGGTGCTGCTCGACTCGCTGACCCGTCTCGCCCGCGCCTACAACGTGGAGCAGCGGGGATCGGGCAAGATCCTCAGCGGAGGCATCGATTCCCGCACGCTGGAGAATCCCAGGCGATTCTTCGGGGCGGCCCGGCGGTGCGAGGAAGGAGGATCGCTGACGATCATCGCCTCCTGCCTGGTCGACACCGGCTCCAAGATGGACGAGGTGATCTTCCAGGAGTTCAAGGGGACGGGGAACACCGAGATCGTTCTCGACCGGAAGCTGTTCGAAAAGCGCGTCTTCCCCTGCATCGACATCCATCAGACCGGTACGCGGAAGGAGGAGAAGCTGCTCAAGGAGTGGACGCCGAAGGTCCACCTGCTGCGGCGCGCCCTCTCCACGATGGCCCCGGTCGACGCGATCGAGGCGCTTCTCAAGAAGCTCTCGTCGTTCGAGACGAACGAGGAGTTCCTGGCCAATCTCGGGCCAGCGCGTTCCTGAGGCCTACCGAGCCGGCCGTTCCGCCGCCGCCCCGGTGAACGCGAGCTGACCGCACGCGGCGTCGATGTCGCGGCCGCGGCTGCGCCGTACCGTGCCGACCACCCCCGCCCGGCTCAGGCTGCGCAGGAAGCCGTGCACGCGTGCCTCCGGCGACGGCCGGAACGGGAGTTCCGGCGTCGGGTTGAACTCGATCAGGTTCACCTTGGCGCGCGCGGCGCGGGCGAACCGCGCCAGCGCCGCGGCGTGGGACGGCCCGTCGTTGACGCCGGCGAGCATCACCACTTCGAGCGTCGGGCGGTCCCGGCGTCCCGCCCCGTAGGCGCGGATCGCGGCGGCGAGATCCTCGAGACGCACCGCCCGCGCGGCGGGCATCAGTTCCCGCCGGAGCGCGGGATCGGCCGTGACGAGCGACACGGCGAGCCGCGGGGGCTCGGGCAGACTCGCGAGTCTGGCGATGCGGTCGGGCAGCCCGACGGTGGAGACCGTGATCCGGCGGGGGCGCAGCGCGAATCCCAGCGGATGCAGCAGGATCTCGAGCGCACCCATCACGCCGCGCAGGTTGTGCAACGGCTCGCCCATACCCATGAAAACGATGTTGTAGGCGCCGTGGGGCGCGCCGGTGTCGGCCCGCAGCGCCGCCACCTGCCCGACGATCTCCCCGGGTGT
The DNA window shown above is from Acidobacteriota bacterium and carries:
- a CDS encoding YjbQ family protein; translated protein: MRSFTKYLTMNVPRRMDFVSIHDEVVAAVAESGVREGLCLVNAMHITASVFINDNEPGLHRDYKRWLERLAPFDASPEAYEHNRTGEDNADAHHKRQIMGREVVIAITDGRLDLGPWEHVFYGEFDGRRPKRVLIKIIGE
- a CDS encoding HEAT repeat domain-containing protein; the protein is MRAESGTRGGRRAPWRRRALGVFLAAALAAAVGAAGCHPGVEERIDRLYRAERRGEIDLDELARALADPDRRLRVTAVAILGRSGRPEAVSLLTPAAADEDPGVRAAVATALGKLRSPEALETLSRLARDPVPVVRRRAVQAIAEIGSPKGAPAAASLLRDPDPGIRREAAKALAELAAPSAVGPLIDALADEDMQVRAWAARALGRIGDPRALPALERMEASESRYDRAAAANAIAQIRTRVEEGRP
- the rlmN gene encoding 23S rRNA (adenine(2503)-C(2))-methyltransferase RlmN, which gives rise to MASVPDISAARNLYGSALAELGALVASLGEPPYRARQIFRAMYRRDALVPAGWSDLPAGLRRRLSERHVVRRPWVAGRRDAADGTRKYLLDLPAGGQVEAVAIPARERWTFCISSQIGCAFGCRFCMTARLGFTRHLTPGEIVGQVAALRADTGAPHGAYNIVFMGMGEPLHNLRGVMGALEILLHPLGFALRPRRITVSTVGLPDRIARLASLPEPPRLAVSLVTADPALRRELMPAARAVRLEDLAAAIRAYGAGRRDRPTLEVVMLAGVNDGPSHAAALARFARAARAKVNLIEFNPTPELPFRPSPEARVHGFLRSLSRAGVVGTVRRSRGRDIDAACGQLAFTGAAAERPAR
- a CDS encoding transcription termination factor Rho: MNAKKTSFRRRRRRRRGGSQNHQGQASGAPQAAVEQAEVSTGPVPAWGVLEILPEGYGFLRTQKANYLPRPDDVWVAPDIVRDWRLEEGVEIRGKARPTGRRGPALYEIEEINGLPPERWHDRRHFQDLTATSPEEPIRMETGREPIEPRVVDLVAPIGKGQRCLVVAPPKAGKTTLLQQIAHAVTINHPEIHLIVLLIDERPEEVTDWRRRVPNGEVIASSSDELARNHVSVAEIVLERAKRLVESGRDVLVLLDSLTRLARAYNVEQRGSGKILSGGIDSRTLENPRRFFGAARRCEEGGSLTIIASCLVDTGSKMDEVIFQEFKGTGNTEIVLDRKLFEKRVFPCIDIHQTGTRKEEKLLKEWTPKVHLLRRALSTMAPVDAIEALLKKLSSFETNEEFLANLGPARS